The Argentina anserina chromosome 5, drPotAnse1.1, whole genome shotgun sequence genome includes the window AATTATGTTTTGCTCAATTACTGCTATCCAATAATGCTCCGCTGATGGAATTAGTGTCGCTGTTTACTTATAGAATTTGTTGCTAGTTTTTTTGTTCTCTCCTGTTttcctgaatttttttttttggcttagGATAATAGGAGTAGATCACATAGTTTAGCTAATAAGTCTAAAGTGAAATTGCTCGATGACTTCTAGCTTGTTGAAGGGCTCAGAGGTCGATTTTAGAATCATTTTTTGGCGAAAATTGAATGAATTCACAATCCAGTTTCTCAGCCCATGTGAAAGAAATTCAGTACAAAAGGTTTACTTTTGGTTGGATTAGGCTTTTAAATTTCTAATCAAAATTAAGGAAGAGGATTATATGCACCTTGGAGTGCAGGCACCGGCCATTAAAATAATACCTAATACCCAATTAGAATGATTTAATCCTTCAGCTTCTCATGACACTTATGCCGAGAGTAGCACTGTTAGCATATTTAAAACCTAAAATAAAGCTAGCCTACACAGTAGAAATAAATGGATGGGTAAATATTCAAACTGGCCTGCAATTAGAGATCGTCGAAATTGGGTGGTAGAGCTAGCACTGGATTAGATTTTGAAGACACAATTAGAGATCGTCGAAATTGGGTGGTAGAGCTAGCACTGGATTAGATTTTGAAGACAAGGGGGAGGTGGGTTCGGGTTCGAGGggagggaggaggagaggtTGTGGTTGCGCAATGGGCTGTTTTCTCGGGTTGAGTTTCGGGTTGGGTAGAAGGGGGTTATTAAAGGAGGGGACTTTGAGGTAGAAATCAATGGTGGGGAGGATTCAGATTGGGGTTAGGTTTCTATTTTTGAGGTCTTGCCGCATTGCTTATCCGGCAGATTGGGGAGTGGAATTTGGTTGTGGATGATGGTTGGTGGGGTTTATAGGTCGGCGACATCGAGTCGACGACGGTAGCATGGGTTGGACGGATCTTGTTTTGGGTGGATGGGGAGATTAactgagtttgaaagcaaATCACATCACATACTTAGGCACGTGCTCCTGGTTGTGATCCAGAGCTCTGAATAGGCTCCCTCAAAATTAATTGAGTTCATGGATTGCCACGAAAATTATTAGATTTGGAAGATGTAGTGGAGAAACaccatagattttttttattgcaaacatgtatatattattgAAATACTTTTCATGTGGGTTTCAACTTCAATAATGAGTTCGTTTTTCGAATCGTAAAAGAAATTATGAGTTTATATTCGAGATGTGGATTGTGAGTTCCCTGCTGTTCTTGATAGATATAGCTTTCTTGTCCTGTTATACAGCCAGCCACAATTAATCTGGCCCCTCGTTAACTACTTGGTGCTATAAATTATCCCACCCAAGAATTCAAAACCTTCTTCTAATGAATACCCTTTGGTACACCCTAGTTGGGAGGATATAAATGTCTAGATGTCAGTCACAATAAGCATGTGCTATGTTTTATTCCTTGCCTTTGTTCAGATTATCTGGTCTTTTTTTCTCTGGGTAGTGCCCATCGGCTTCATTCTAATTTGCACTAGGTTTGGTTGGTGGTGGTTGAAGCTGCTTCTATCTACTGCTGTTATCCTTGTGCAACTCAAAGGATGAGTTTCAAGTCTGAGATTGAGCTCTAGTATACAACTAAGGTATAGAAACACATGAGCCAAATCTGGGTCGATGTTCTATGACTCCAGTTCTATCATGTTTTCGGCTTATATCTAAAGTGGTGATCGATCCTCAGTTATGGGTGTTACAGTTTTGACGTCTCCCTTTATGTGAAGTGTCATTAGACCAACAACCAATCCTAGATATGTGCCTGTCTACACCCGAGCCTTGCAGTATAGTTTCATATATGCTGTATACatatcaaattataaaaaatgtAGAGATCAATTCCAATATTCTGTCTGTAGTACGGAAAAACTGCTGACGCTTATTCTTAgctagaaaaaataaaaataaagctCTTGAACAATATCTGAAAGCCGCCGATACTTTGCTGCATTAGCACTTCTAGTAGCTGCATTCTGCAGTGGGGCTAGGGCTAGGAGCGGCGGATGAGGCAGAGAGGGGACTGGGGCTGGGAGCAGGGAGGGGGCCTGGGATGGGAGCAATTGATGGCTTGACCGTGATGAGGAGCTTCTGCCCAGCAGCACAATGCTTAGCAACACCGCAAATGTACCATTTTCTTCCTGGGGTTGCTAGGTTGATGACGTCATTTCCACTTGTTAATGGCGCAGTGCCGACTGGAGCTGCACACTGTTGAAACCCGGTGCCGTTCACTTTAAGCACGTTGTGGACGCCTTTGGGGTACTTGAATACTGCACAAGATATACGAGCAAGAGAACCGACTTTAGTTCcggaaacaaaacaaagattaGAAGATGATGCATTGGTGCGAGTTTATGCTTGTTAATGTGCATACCAAGGTTATCACCAACAACGAACATCTTTCCCTGAGCCCAGACTTGGTAATCGAAGCCAGTAGTCCAACCTTCATCGTCACCAACAATGTAATTTGTTGCCAGAATCGAAGGGGCAAAAACGGCTAAGATGGCAAGGATGACGAAGAACCGAGAAGGGGCCATTGCGCTAGTAGAGTTAATTGGGGTCTTCTACAAAGTTGGTTGTTCTGCTTGATCGGTTTGATTGTCCAAATGAATTGAACAGCTTGCCATTTATAGGGTGGTTTTGTTGAGCCAGGCATGGCAAAAGTTAGGGTAACATAGGGTGTACACGgacggcattgccttgccgaATGACATGAATGGACTGAAGAGTTGAATCCAACACTATGAACAATCAAGGCAGATCACAAGAAAGTTTAGTTTTGTTGGAGTATGCGTGACCAAGTTTAGTTTTCTTTGGCCTGCCTTACGATTTTACTGTtggaaaaaataatatatgttgtgCATAAGTACATTGACACTACCACAAAGAAAATTAGATGAGGATAATGTCAGCAGCTGGTTAAAGTGGTGGTTTTATTTGGTCTGATTGCTCTGCAACTTGAAGTCGGAGAGGCATAGAGATATCTGTTCGaggttttgaatttttgaattttaatttattatacaATAAACAAAACACTTATATGTATGAGAGTATGAGACTTATAAAAGATTTACGTAGATGCGTGATGTGTGGGCATGTAGCACAGATGAGCCTCATTCATGCTCAAATTAGTGAAACGACTATTGTCAATCATACTGACGGAGCAGTTTTCTACTTTGGTATTAAAGGGATAGATGAACTCTAGAAACTCGTAAAAATATGTGTGGTGAAAAGTTTTAATCAAATTtacccaaaaaaaacaaaacaacgaaatttttatatttggaAATGATATCTAGCTAATAATACGAACATAATGTGAGGTCATTTTCAAGATTGTATTAAGACAGATTGGGTCACCTAGCTCATATAATGTCAATAAGATGTCACGTTGTGTTGAATTTGTTCGTGACAATATATTCATTATATTGAATGAGTCGAAGTATGTAAATAATTCGACATAGAGAATGAAACTGAACTCCAACTTGTTTGTTAAACGAGTTACCGAACCCAACCCACTCAACTTATTTACTAAAATGTTGTTTCATATACTGTAAGTAAGTAAATAATTACTTACCTGTGATTCTACAGTAATCTCAACaaggttataacttataaTATTGATTATTGAATCACATTTTGTGTATAATTTACGGTAGAAGTAAAAAACACACCATATATAAGTACATAACCACTTCAAAATAATTAATCTATACATGAGTTAAGAAGTAAATAAATTAAGAACCGTTGGGGACTTGACCGTACGTACACTAAATCACTTTGTTTGTTAGCGTGCAACTGAGGTTGTTCATATTTCTAATCATTCTCAATTAGTTCATATGGTTTGTTTATTCACGTTATCATTTTAAATTTCAGATATTCACCAATTATTAGTAATTCAATGTCGTgaacttttacaaaattaaaatgatgcatagtcaaaataataGATCAGATACTCAAGCGACTGAGACCAGAAAAGTGTCCATAAAGTTTTATTTTGactcaaaaatatatatataatgatcaGATAAATAACTAAAATTCTATAAcgagtttattgtaagttgaACTCACGATCTCTTACTTAATAAATGAAGACTATGTCACTAGACCAAAttacattgggcaacctcctagGTAGCACATATACGTCCCTCAGCTACCGtatcgcgtgtccgacacAGACACTCCCGAACACATCTGAATATGCCAGGACACGAGTATCGGAAATGGACACGGCCCGAACACGCTAGTATCTGCATCTGACACGCTCCATCTCGGCCCGAACACGCGATCTGCATCTGACACGCTCCATTTTTTGGTTCAACAGAACTTGAAATGACCGAGAGAAAGGCTCCATTAGAAGAAGAAACTTTGTTGTAACATACAAAATTCTCTAGTGGATATTTGGAGGAATAAACATTATAACCTTGCAGTTTTAAGTGGAGCTTGCCTAATCCGACTTGGATATCTTCTCTCAGTGGGATTGGCTTGATCTTTATCATCAACAACTTCTTCTGAGTGAATAACACCATCATCAGCAGTCTCATGTGGACTTTCAGGAGTTGAAAAAACATTTTCAGACTCAGCTGCAACATTGTCTAGATCTTCTGAGCCATCAggaaaatttccagaattacTTTCATCATATTCATCTTGTTTAGTGTTAGCTGCACCTGTATGGACCAACTGAGATGAATACTTGCTTCCACTTCTTCCACATTGATTGgtaataaaagaaaatcaagGAAGTACTCCCCCTGAGGAGATGAAACTGGTGCACCGTAAAATGGAATGTTTTCAATGAATCTGACATCTCTTGAGACTACCAGTTTCTTGGTGTGAGGGTTATAGACTTTGTAACCCTTTTGATTGAAGAgtaaccaagaaagatacattTAACAGCTTTTGGATTAAGTTTATCCCTGTGAATAGATTGGACATGAACATAGCATATGCATCCAAATATTCTGAGATGAGAGATATTGTTTTTTCTGCCTTTGAGTCCATTTCAAAATCCTACTTTTCAGTCTGTTAATGAGATATGCAGTTGTCTGAACCCCTTGAGACCAAATCTCTTTGGAAAACATTCATTTGAAACATGATTAACCTTGTTTTTTCAAGAAGATCATGATTTTTACGTTCAACAATACCATTCTGCTGTAGTGTTCCTACACAGTTTGTCTAATGTATGATTCCATTTGTACTTAAAAATTGTGACATGATTTTGGACATATATTTAGAGCCATTGTCTGATCTGAGGATTTGAAGTTTAGATGAAGACATGGTTGTAACAAGGTTATAAAAATCTTTGAAGACAGACATGAGATCACTTTTGAATGTTAACAAGTATAACCAAGTTACTCGAGAGAAGTCAtcaacaaaagtcacaaaatatttataacCATCGAATGAAACAAGAGGAGCAGGTCCCTAAATGTCAAAGTGAACAATTTTGAAAGGTTTAGTAGCCCTGGATATAGATGAACTAAAAGGTAACCTAGATGACTTGACTAGATGACAAACTTCACACTCAAGTTGCTCTTTACataaagttggaaaaacataaGACAAACCACGGTATGACGGATGTGCAAGACGTTGATGCCAAAGTTGGTGTTCTTGAGCTAGGCTAAGATTAGCTTGAGAGATTCTGGGGATCCTAAACTCCTTTGAGAGATAGTACCTCAGGAATTTGAACACTTCCGGTGATAAATCCAAGCTTGGATCTACCACCGAAAGCAAGAGTCATAGATCTAgaccaagaaagataattAAGCTCATTAAGGAGCATAGAAGACGGGCACTGATTTGAGTTTGGATCAACATCTGGGATTTGTGAGATTCGGAAAGAAGAAATTGTTGAGCTACCACTGGAATCTCATAGATCAGCCATGACTAAAAAGAGCTCAAAGAGACAGGCTTATAAACAGTCATGCTTTGATACCATAAAgatattttaaatgaaaatagaTTTGTATATTGTGTATTAAACCATATACAAGAGACCTATATATAGGAAATGCACAAACCACTTTTTCCACTGACTCTAAAGACCCATACCAGGCCATCTATCCGACTTATCACCATGCTTACCACCATTGTATTATACAACAATCCCTATAATCAAGCTTGAATACATCAATAACATCACCATACTCAATTAACTAAACTGGTGGTAATCACCACACAACCAAATACCAATTAGGTATGGTGGCAAGTACCACCAACTCTCAATAAGTTCAGCTTGTTGCATGCCC containing:
- the LOC126795447 gene encoding blue copper protein 1b-like gives rise to the protein MAPSRFFVILAILAVFAPSILATNYIVGDDEGWTTGFDYQVWAQGKMFVVGDNLVFKYPKGVHNVLKVNGTGFQQCAAPVGTAPLTSGNDVINLATPGRKWYICGVAKHCAAGQKLLITVKPSIAPIPGPLPAPSPSPLSASSAAPSPSPTAECSY